The Leptolyngbya sp. CCY15150 genome has a window encoding:
- a CDS encoding DUF3883 domain-containing protein, which yields MVILHLLTRGGLATRADLARTLGGYDEVGAEHWDRVLMDNPKRWLVGKHQVVIYDKDNQTFLLPFDLSDEQAVAEAQRICETAILTWLQRRTADGSLDDAEILRHYRVLELAKHGDRYHLPNPDGEAQDIAIDEFAMAAATTYLHQCYPTEKVIQQPYTTPGFDILVGTAQAPVIYGKVKGTLKPMSSFTLSEGERQFAIDHSNQYQLMMVYAIDLNQETCEIKVHQGAIKPSSFLLSLL from the coding sequence GTGGTGATACTGCACCTGCTGACGCGAGGGGGGCTGGCTACTCGTGCCGACCTAGCCCGCACCTTGGGTGGGTACGACGAGGTGGGAGCAGAGCATTGGGATCGGGTTTTGATGGACAATCCTAAGCGCTGGTTAGTTGGAAAGCATCAGGTCGTTATTTATGACAAAGACAACCAGACTTTTTTACTCCCCTTCGACCTGTCCGATGAGCAAGCCGTTGCCGAAGCCCAACGTATCTGCGAAACCGCCATTTTGACTTGGCTCCAGCGGCGCACAGCCGATGGCAGTCTGGATGATGCCGAAATTTTGCGCCATTACCGGGTGCTGGAACTGGCCAAGCATGGCGATCGCTACCACCTGCCCAACCCCGATGGCGAAGCCCAAGATATTGCAATAGATGAGTTTGCCATGGCTGCTGCCACCACTTACCTACACCAATGCTACCCTACCGAAAAGGTTATTCAGCAGCCCTACACCACTCCAGGATTTGATATCCTAGTGGGTACAGCCCAAGCTCCGGTAATCTATGGCAAAGTAAAGGGAACACTAAAACCAATGTCGTCGTTTACCCTATCAGAAGGTGAGCGGCAATTTGCGATAGACCATAGCAATCAATACCAGTTGATGATGGTCTATGCCATTGATCTTAACCAAGAAACATGTGAAATAAAAGTTCATCAAGGAGCGATAAAGCCAAGCTCATTTTTGTTGTCACTGCTATAA
- a CDS encoding DUF4007 family protein, with the protein MRNVAVKEKPKATAVFARHETFHPRFGWLKKGYDLAVADPNIFLREDAPVLLGVGKNMVRSIRYWCSAFKVLVETDRQTLPTGLGQQLLSDEGWDPFLENPASLWLLHWNLLKAPCTATAWAYAFGEFQAAEFTPEHLVDDLRDYANSFSANIADSSLRKDVNCLLRMYADQESKKGPTEDSIDCPFTALRLLYSVGDGRRYEFQVGPKETLPAELVVAACLEFAGMTENESSAMGVSRLAYLAGSPGRVLKLSEAAIAEAIEHVARQRNDQEDLFISDSAGLLQLQYEGDPLEMSEAILDEYFSA; encoded by the coding sequence ATGAGAAATGTCGCAGTCAAAGAAAAACCCAAGGCTACGGCGGTCTTCGCTCGTCATGAGACCTTTCATCCTCGCTTTGGCTGGCTGAAAAAGGGCTATGACCTGGCAGTAGCAGATCCCAATATCTTCTTGAGAGAAGACGCGCCAGTGCTGCTTGGCGTAGGAAAGAACATGGTGCGCTCAATTCGCTACTGGTGTAGCGCATTTAAGGTGCTGGTGGAAACTGATCGCCAAACTTTGCCGACCGGGCTAGGTCAACAACTGCTGAGTGACGAGGGCTGGGACCCATTTCTAGAAAATCCGGCCAGTCTCTGGCTGCTCCACTGGAATTTACTCAAAGCCCCCTGCACTGCTACAGCTTGGGCCTATGCCTTTGGTGAATTTCAGGCGGCGGAGTTTACCCCAGAGCACCTGGTAGATGACTTGCGAGACTACGCCAATAGCTTTAGTGCCAACATTGCCGACTCGTCTCTACGAAAGGATGTGAACTGCCTCTTACGCATGTACGCTGACCAGGAAAGCAAAAAGGGGCCGACCGAAGATTCTATCGACTGCCCCTTCACTGCCCTGCGGTTGCTCTACAGCGTGGGGGATGGTAGGCGCTACGAGTTTCAGGTTGGCCCCAAGGAGACGTTGCCTGCTGAACTGGTGGTGGCAGCCTGTCTAGAATTTGCCGGGATGACTGAAAATGAAAGCTCCGCCATGGGCGTTTCCCGCTTGGCTTATTTAGCAGGCAGCCCAGGGCGGGTGTTGAAACTTTCGGAGGCAGCGATCGCCGAAGCCATTGAGCACGTTGCCCGGCAACGCAACGACCAAGAAGATCTGTTCATCTCAGACAGCGCTGGATTGCTACAACTTCAATACGAAGGCGATCCGCTGGAGATGTCTGAGGCTATTCTTGACGAGTATTTTTCCGCCTAG
- a CDS encoding phosphoadenosine phosphosulfate reductase family protein — protein MTKPVRHIMGLSGGKDSTALAVLLHKEIPEMEYFFCDTGKELQETYDYLEKIKARLGIKIKYLSPEKGFDHWLEVYDGYLPSPRSRWCTKQLKIIPLEKFIGDDEAVSYVGIRADENRDGYVSTKPNLKPVYPFKERGMLKADIIRLLEDHGLGLPDYYQWRSRSGCFFCFFQRKYEWVMLHEKHPDLFAEAVRYEQEHKDGRKYTWTDGETLLELLERKQEILESHERSIQRETQKAPNKPLSEVLSGVLDEEDDTLPCLMCHL, from the coding sequence ATGACTAAACCCGTTCGCCATATCATGGGGCTCTCCGGCGGTAAAGACAGTACAGCGCTGGCGGTACTGCTGCACAAAGAGATTCCAGAAATGGAATATTTCTTTTGTGACACTGGAAAAGAACTTCAAGAAACCTATGACTATCTAGAAAAAATCAAAGCTCGACTAGGAATTAAAATCAAGTATCTTAGTCCTGAAAAAGGCTTTGATCATTGGCTAGAGGTTTACGATGGATATCTTCCATCACCCAGAAGCCGCTGGTGTACTAAGCAGCTAAAGATTATTCCTTTGGAAAAATTCATAGGCGATGACGAAGCTGTTAGTTACGTAGGCATTAGGGCTGATGAGAATAGGGATGGTTATGTTTCAACAAAGCCAAATCTTAAACCAGTCTACCCTTTCAAAGAACGAGGCATGCTTAAAGCCGACATAATTCGATTGCTAGAAGACCATGGACTAGGATTACCCGACTACTATCAGTGGAGAAGTCGCTCTGGTTGTTTTTTCTGCTTCTTTCAGCGCAAATATGAGTGGGTCATGCTTCATGAGAAGCACCCTGATCTTTTCGCTGAAGCTGTTCGTTATGAGCAAGAGCATAAGGATGGCAGAAAATATACTTGGACTGATGGGGAAACATTGTTAGAGCTATTAGAGCGAAAGCAAGAAATCCTTGAAAGTCATGAGAGGTCAATTCAAAGAGAAACTCAAAAAGCTCCCAATAAACCTCTGTCAGAAGTATTGTCAGGAGTCCTTGATGAAGAAGATGATACGCTTCCTTGCCTGATGTGCCATCTATGA